The Columba livia isolate bColLiv1 breed racing homer chromosome 13, bColLiv1.pat.W.v2, whole genome shotgun sequence genome has a segment encoding these proteins:
- the LOC135575318 gene encoding SUN domain-containing protein 3-like, which produces MFVTCTSAGTQRHPEMAERLNWKMKALKATTLVLLLGLLSFGVYHVGRLGALTPWSTADLSETLPLPDQLCKLQEQLYHLRWSAKDVAERALQEGLKQAKLPGVTGRAVQEIISQALEKLEEMQVPMLDYALKSAGAAVIYSKTSPSFRTGKAKFFLYSLPVMDYMRSPELILEPENHPGNCWPFPGSQGHVFIRLSMPVIPRAITMDHVSGTAFHGESSSGAPKDFAVYGSKEEHEEPGTFLGQFTFLAALNPSQTFQLKVWGHSGRRTAGEEEKCGSMGRGFPAKGYRQPCP; this is translated from the exons ATGTTTGttacctgcacctcagcaggtaCCCAGAGACACCCAGAGATGGCTGAACGTCTGAACTG gaagatgaagGCACTGAAGGCAACAACCCTGGTGCTGCTCCTTGGTCTGTTGTCTTTCG GTGTTTACCACGTGGGACGACTTGGTGCCTTAACCCCCTGGAGCACTGCAGACCTGAGCGAAACCCTGCCTCTGCCAGACCAGCTCTGTAAGCTCCAGGAACAGCTTTATCATCTGCGCTGGAGCGCAAAGGATGTGGCTGAGCGGGCTCTGCAGGAAGGACTGAAGCAGGCAAAGCTCCCAGGCGTTACTGGACGG gctgttcAGGAGATCATCAGTCAAgccctggagaagctggaggaaaTGCAGGTCCCGATGCTGGATTACGccctgaaatcagcag GGGCAGCTGTCATTTATTCCAagacttctccatccttccGGACTGGCAAAGCAAAATTCTTCTTGTACTCGCTGCCGGTGATGGATTACATGAGGTCCCCTGAGCTTATTCTGGAG CCAGAAAATCATCCTGGAAACTGCTGGCCCTTCCCAGGAAGTCAGGGACATGTGTTCATCAGGCTGTCCATGCCGGTCATTCCCAGAGCCATCACCATGGACCATGTCTCAGGGACAGCGTTCCATGGAGAAAGTAGCTCCGGAGCTCCaaaggactttgctgtctat GGCTCCAAGGAAGAACACGAGGAGCCGGGAACGTTCCTGGGACAGTTCACTTTCCTGGCAGCACTGAACCCCAGTCAGACCTTTCAGCTGAAGGTATGGGGACACAGCGGGAGAagaactgcaggagaggaggagaaatgcgGTTCTATGGGCAGAGGCTTCCCTGCCAAAGGGtacaggcagccctgtccttga